Below is a window of Clostridium sp. JN-1 DNA.
CAAAGAAAATGAAAAAATTTTAAACATAATATGTGAGGCACAAAATGACAACGAAGGAGCTATGGCTATAATTTTAGACAAATACAAAGGATTTATTTATAAGACGGCAGTTTCCTACTACATAAATGGAAACGATTTAAATGATCTAATTCAAGTGTGTAATTTAGCTCTTATAAATGCTGTAAAAAAATACGATCTAAAAAAGTCACCTGTATCCAGCTTCAATAGTTATGCTTGTAGATGTGTTTCAAACTCACTAAAATATAGTCTTAGAAAATGCAGCGTAAAAAAGAATAAAGAAAAGTTTGGGACAAGCATTTATGCTCCTGTGTGTGATGACACAGCGCTAATTGACTGCATATCTTCAAGTCAAAATATAGAAAACGAATTTATATCAAAAGAGGAAGCCCTATCTTTAAGTAAAGCAATAGAACTTCTCCCTCGTGATGATAAGGATTTGATTAAATGGTTTTATTTTGACAGAAGAAGTTTAAAATCATATGCCAAATATGAAAACTTAACATATGCTGCAGCAAAGAAGAGGAAGCAAATCTGCCTCTTAAAGCTAAAGAAAATACTTACAAAAACATATTGATTATAATTGAAAATTTAGCTGCAGCTACTTTATATTATTTATAAAATCCTTTAAGGCAGTTTCCCACGGACGCATTTCATCTCCAACAGTTAAACGAAGCATCATATTATCAAGTGAAGAATACGCTGGCCTTTTAGCTGCTCTATCCAATTTATCAGAACTCATGTAATCAACGATGCAATTTATTTTACTATATTCTATAATCTTACATGCAAAATCGTACCAGCTGCACGCACCATTACCTGTACAGTGATAAATGCCGTATTGATTTGTAAGTATTATTTTTAGAATATGATAGGCTAAATCTTCAGCATTTGTAGGATTTCCAATTTGATCATTTACAACATTTAAATGTCCTTTATCTTTAGCTGCATTCATTATAGTATACACAAAATTTTTACCGTAATTTCCATAAAGCCATGATGTTCTAACTATAAAGTACTTTCTGCAGCTCTCCCTAACATATTCCTCACCCAAAAGTTTAGTTTTACCATATACACTTTGAGGGTGAGGAATCTCATATTCATTTACAGGCAAACTTGAAGTTCCATCAAAAACATAATCGGTAGACACATGAAGTATCTTAGCACCAACTTTTTCTGCAGCTGCTGCTAAGTTTCTAGCACCAAGTGCATTTACATTAAATGCATTATCCCTATCTGTTTCACATTTATCAACATTTGTATACGCTGCACAATTTATAATTACACCTGGTTTAAAATCATATATTAACTTTAAAACATCATCTAACTTCGTTATATCAAGTTCTTTTGATCCAACACCCTTGAGTTCCACATCATAATAAACTTTGTCTATCTCTCCAAGTTGAGATTTTTTATTTTCTATTATTGAAGTTATCTGTCTTCCAAGCTGTCCTTTTGCACCAGTAACCAATAATTTCACAAGTTTTCACTCCAATCCATAAGCTGTGACGCAGCAAAGATAAATTCAACTGTATTGGATAATGTAGAATTTCTAGTTTGCAGCTTAGCTTACACTCCAGGATATATATACAGCCTTTGACACTATAAAAACTTTTAACAAGTCTAAAGTTTGTATTTTGAAAATCTAAGAAGATTAAATAAACTCGCAAAGCTCAAACAATATTTAATCATCTAAGATTTTCTAAAATACTTCACTAAGACTTGTAATAAAAGTTTTTAATGTGCCTTCAAGCTGTATATATATCCCTGCGTGTAAGTTAATGTATGAACTAGAAACCCTATATATTATATCAGTCCCTGCAGTTTGAATTTATTTTTGCTTCACCTTTGATTAAATTTAAAAGGTATTTACCATAGTCAACCTTTTGAAGTGGTTTTGCAAGCTTTTCAAGCTGCTCCTTACTTATAAATCCTTTTCTATATGCTATTTCTTCTATGCAAGCAACATAAAGACCTTGCCTTGTTTGAACTGCTTCAACAAAGTTTGCTGCGTTTAAAAGACCTTGTGGAGTTCCTGTATCAAGCCATGCCATTCCCCTTCCAAATAGTTCAACTTTAAGCTTGTCTCTTTTTAAATACTCAAGATTTACATCTGTTATCTCAAGTTCTCCTCTCTTTGAAGGAGTCATGTGTTTTGCTATATCTACTACATCGTTATCATAAAAATAAAGTCCTGGAACAGCATAATTAGATTTTGGATTCAATGGTTTTTCTTCAATTGAAATAACATTTGAGTTGTCGTCAAATTCAACTACTCCAAAATCTCTTGGATTACTTACATGATATCCAAAAATGGTAGCTCCACTTTGCCTATTTGCTGCTCTTTCAAGTCTCTCTGTAAAACCATATCCATGAAAAACATTATCTCCAAGCACAAGTGCAACTTTATCTTGTCCAATAAATTCTTCTCCAAGTATAAATGCCTCTGCAAGTCCATTAGGCTTTTCTTGAATCTTATATTGAAATTTTAATCCAAGCTGACTTCCATCCCCCAAAAGTTCTTCAAATGCTTTTATGTCCCTTGGTGTTGATATGATAAGTATATCTCTTATTCCTGCAAGCATGAGTACCGAAAGTGGATAATATATCATTGGTTTGTCATACACTGGAATTATTTGTTTGGAAATTGCCTTAGTCATTGGATAAAGTCTTGTACCAGATCCCCCTGCAAGTATTATTCCCTTCATTTTTGCGCCTCCAAATTTTAACTTTTGCAATTCATAATTTAAATGTACTGTGTTGCAGCAAAATAAATTTAAGTTGTATTGGCTGATATATGTCTCAAAAAACTTTAAGGTTTACTCCAATGTTCTTTTTCAAGATATATATCCCTGTTTTAATAATTTAAGCTTTATTTTTTTCATAAAACAAAACATTATCTTTAGGCTTTGAAATCAATTTATATCTATTATTCATAATTATCTTATTATATTTTACATAAGTATTAGGAACAACAATATAGTCTGCATCATTACTCTTTAACACTTTATCAAATTTTTTTTCATCAATGGAGTATTCATTTTTATTCCACTTCTCGTAAGGATAAAACTTAACGTTATTTTGTAGATTATTGCCTTGAAAATA
It encodes the following:
- a CDS encoding sigma-70 family RNA polymerase sigma factor — protein: MDKENEKILNIICEAQNDNEGAMAIILDKYKGFIYKTAVSYYINGNDLNDLIQVCNLALINAVKKYDLKKSPVSSFNSYACRCVSNSLKYSLRKCSVKKNKEKFGTSIYAPVCDDTALIDCISSSQNIENEFISKEEALSLSKAIELLPRDDKDLIKWFYFDRRSLKSYAKYENLTYAAAKKRKQICLLKLKKILTKTY
- the rfbD gene encoding dTDP-4-dehydrorhamnose reductase; this encodes MKLLVTGAKGQLGRQITSIIENKKSQLGEIDKVYYDVELKGVGSKELDITKLDDVLKLIYDFKPGVIINCAAYTNVDKCETDRDNAFNVNALGARNLAAAAEKVGAKILHVSTDYVFDGTSSLPVNEYEIPHPQSVYGKTKLLGEEYVRESCRKYFIVRTSWLYGNYGKNFVYTIMNAAKDKGHLNVVNDQIGNPTNAEDLAYHILKIILTNQYGIYHCTGNGACSWYDFACKIIEYSKINCIVDYMSSDKLDRAAKRPAYSSLDNMMLRLTVGDEMRPWETALKDFINNIK
- the rfbA gene encoding glucose-1-phosphate thymidylyltransferase RfbA translates to MKGIILAGGSGTRLYPMTKAISKQIIPVYDKPMIYYPLSVLMLAGIRDILIISTPRDIKAFEELLGDGSQLGLKFQYKIQEKPNGLAEAFILGEEFIGQDKVALVLGDNVFHGYGFTERLERAANRQSGATIFGYHVSNPRDFGVVEFDDNSNVISIEEKPLNPKSNYAVPGLYFYDNDVVDIAKHMTPSKRGELEITDVNLEYLKRDKLKVELFGRGMAWLDTGTPQGLLNAANFVEAVQTRQGLYVACIEEIAYRKGFISKEQLEKLAKPLQKVDYGKYLLNLIKGEAKINSNCRD